A region from the Colwellia sp. PAMC 21821 genome encodes:
- a CDS encoding cobalamin biosynthesis protein CobT has translation MASTNIINSLGSNLQPRTDKLQQQVEELCGATIRAASGEKLFRFRGRRPEINGKSSGIRAPHLQPDLLKDDFRSFRGAADGIALRLQFCDFELHQKLIPESAVGQVIFELLEQLRVESLVEDNHPGAKANLIHRYQKWCESFCASEMIENHVGLLVYTIAQIVWSRLFRLPVSEATEGLIEPQRMMLAPHIGTFLVGMRKNCQDQKKFSDNALGIVGVIDEIITGMDEGDANKNTKSKADEAVAGFNLILYPESGSDGDLAVAGSQSRGQAYRQLVEQLKSYQIYSKTNDRVIAAEKLILPQQLIKLREKQDKRIAGQGVNIARLSREFSKILSVPRLEGWNFGEEEGYIDARRLSRLVTSPDYRQLFRQERYQPQSNCLVTFLLDNSGSMKEHIGSIQMLVEIMTRALELAGASTEILGFTTRGWQDGKTYKQWMRSGRPANPGRLTELEHIIYKDADTPIRRARHNIAAMLKPELFREGIDGEALLWAAERMKGRSEERKILIVLSDGCPMETATSQNNEEAYLDNHLRQVSAMLEARGDIELYALGFGLDLSHYYSNNLALDLPEVLENGVFKDILQLLCRR, from the coding sequence ATGGCCAGCACTAATATCATTAACAGCTTGGGCAGTAATCTCCAACCTCGCACGGATAAATTGCAGCAACAGGTTGAAGAACTTTGCGGAGCAACGATAAGAGCAGCTTCTGGTGAGAAGCTTTTTCGTTTTCGTGGCAGACGACCAGAGATAAATGGGAAATCATCTGGGATCAGGGCTCCACATTTACAGCCAGATCTTCTCAAAGATGACTTTCGCTCATTTCGTGGTGCTGCCGATGGTATAGCCTTACGTTTGCAATTTTGTGATTTTGAATTGCATCAAAAGCTGATACCTGAAAGTGCTGTTGGACAAGTCATCTTCGAATTACTGGAACAATTACGAGTGGAGTCTTTAGTTGAGGATAATCATCCTGGTGCTAAAGCTAATCTCATTCATCGCTATCAAAAATGGTGTGAAAGTTTTTGTGCCTCAGAGATGATTGAAAATCATGTTGGCTTACTCGTTTATACTATCGCTCAAATTGTGTGGTCACGCTTATTTAGACTGCCCGTAAGCGAAGCAACTGAAGGATTAATTGAGCCTCAACGTATGATGTTGGCACCACATATTGGTACTTTCTTAGTTGGAATGCGTAAAAACTGCCAGGATCAAAAAAAATTTTCCGACAATGCTTTAGGTATTGTTGGGGTTATTGATGAAATTATTACAGGAATGGACGAAGGTGACGCAAATAAGAATACTAAATCAAAAGCAGATGAAGCGGTTGCTGGTTTCAATTTAATTCTTTACCCCGAATCAGGTTCTGATGGTGACCTTGCGGTAGCAGGAAGCCAAAGTAGAGGGCAAGCATATCGGCAATTGGTTGAGCAGCTTAAAAGCTATCAGATATATTCTAAAACAAATGATCGGGTTATTGCTGCTGAAAAACTTATTTTGCCACAACAGCTGATAAAACTGCGAGAAAAACAAGACAAGCGTATTGCCGGACAAGGCGTGAATATTGCACGTTTATCGAGAGAGTTTTCTAAAATACTATCAGTCCCTCGACTAGAAGGCTGGAATTTTGGCGAGGAAGAAGGCTACATTGATGCTCGCAGGCTTAGTCGGTTGGTGACTTCGCCAGACTATCGTCAGTTATTTAGACAAGAGCGTTATCAGCCCCAGAGTAACTGTTTGGTGACCTTCTTACTCGATAACTCAGGCTCAATGAAGGAACATATTGGCTCAATACAGATGTTGGTCGAAATTATGACGAGAGCATTGGAGCTTGCAGGTGCCAGCACAGAAATATTAGGTTTTACTACTAGAGGATGGCAAGATGGCAAGACCTACAAGCAATGGATGCGTAGTGGTCGTCCGGCTAATCCAGGCAGGTTAACCGAACTCGAACATATTATCTATAAAGATGCTGATACACCTATTAGGCGTGCTCGACATAATATCGCCGCCATGTTGAAACCAGAATTATTCCGAGAAGGCATTGATGGTGAGGCATTGTTGTGGGCTGCAGAGCGCATGAAAGGTCGCTCAGAAGAACGTAAAATTTTAATCGTATTATCAGACGGTTGCCCAATGGAAACAGCAACCAGCCAGAACAATGAAGAAGCGTATCTTGATAATCATTTAAGGCAGGTCAGTGCCATGTTAGAAGCCAGAGGAGATATAGAGCTATATGCCTTGGGTTTTGGCCTTGATTTAAGCCATTATTACAGTAATAACCTAGCATTAGACTTACCCGAAGTACTAGAAAACGGAGTATTTAAAGATATTTTACAATTATTATGCCGCCGCTAG
- a CDS encoding diguanylate cyclase, with the protein MNKEVKNEYENLKSEDNFLHFLMTQCLGMRRWALTASLLLYIVFAVMDVIKFPSEVYSLTLTTRFILVIVPLLYLNFVYWFFPPISIRSNLLILLLVYIGSGLTHSLIYYLSEIYNFPFSELGLVLILMFGCLLLMMPIKPAAIATFIILAVFSAVNFHLNQQLADLIFALVILGFVACICLTINVIGQKTLYKNYLLINRLYNESITDGLTKLHNKRSFQEEVVRLNAIATRDNATLGLILIDADNFKTINDSFGHSIGDEVLIRIANVIDAKCQRAEDIGFRVGGDEFALILYGINSEKLEEICVDMVKSVANFNIINNRKNVKTSVSLGAVLKSGTAKITSDNLIEVADEYLYEAKENGRNQYYLRTFQ; encoded by the coding sequence ATGAATAAAGAAGTTAAAAACGAGTACGAAAATTTAAAAAGTGAAGATAATTTTTTGCATTTTTTGATGACTCAATGTTTAGGCATGAGACGTTGGGCCTTAACGGCATCGTTACTTTTATATATCGTTTTTGCTGTTATGGACGTGATCAAATTTCCCAGTGAAGTTTACTCATTAACCTTAACAACCCGTTTTATTTTAGTCATAGTACCCTTACTATATTTAAATTTTGTTTATTGGTTCTTTCCTCCTATTTCGATACGCTCAAACCTTCTGATATTATTACTGGTTTACATAGGCAGTGGGTTAACTCACTCTTTAATTTACTACCTTTCTGAAATATACAATTTTCCATTTTCCGAACTGGGTTTAGTACTGATATTAATGTTTGGCTGTTTACTCTTAATGATGCCCATTAAGCCTGCCGCCATAGCGACTTTCATTATTTTAGCTGTATTTTCCGCTGTAAACTTTCATTTAAATCAACAATTAGCCGATTTAATATTTGCTCTCGTCATTTTGGGTTTTGTTGCTTGTATTTGTCTTACCATTAACGTAATAGGGCAAAAAACACTCTATAAAAATTACTTATTAATCAACCGGCTATACAATGAGTCGATAACCGACGGATTGACAAAACTACATAATAAAAGATCGTTTCAAGAAGAAGTAGTAAGATTAAATGCCATAGCAACTCGAGATAATGCCACTTTAGGCTTAATTCTAATTGATGCTGATAATTTTAAAACCATTAACGATTCATTTGGCCATAGCATCGGCGATGAAGTTCTAATAAGAATAGCGAATGTTATCGATGCGAAATGTCAGCGTGCAGAAGATATTGGTTTTCGTGTGGGTGGCGATGAATTTGCACTTATTCTCTATGGTATAAACAGTGAAAAGCTTGAAGAAATTTGTGTCGACATGGTGAAGAGCGTTGCAAACTTTAACATTATAAATAATCGGAAAAACGTTAAAACGTCGGTGTCATTGGGCGCTGTTTTAAAGTCTGGCACGGCTAAAATTACCAGTGATAATCTTATTGAAGTAGCAGATGAATATTTATATGAAGCGAAAGAGAATGGAAGAAATCAATATTACTTAAGAACTTTTCAATAA
- a CDS encoding DUF3461 family protein, whose amino-acid sequence MSEYPTLNKMGVTSVDNVDRYTLRHQGDIDVLKIYYKRPKGSFLSRTKKFSFVSGRKAIPLEARSSKAFDSIVDFSPQLASALKELKCLDAKRKESDPIDPKQKFISDLDHLEKVMTEKMDDIRRQINELK is encoded by the coding sequence ATGTCTGAATATCCAACCCTAAATAAAATGGGCGTTACCTCAGTTGACAATGTAGACAGATATACTTTGCGCCATCAAGGTGACATCGATGTATTGAAAATTTACTACAAGCGTCCTAAAGGGTCATTTTTATCACGAACCAAAAAGTTTTCATTTGTGAGTGGGCGTAAAGCTATTCCATTAGAAGCGCGTAGTTCAAAAGCATTCGATAGTATTGTTGATTTTAGCCCCCAATTAGCGTCGGCGCTGAAAGAGCTAAAATGTTTAGATGCGAAGCGAAAAGAAAGTGATCCTATTGATCCAAAACAAAAGTTTATATCAGACTTAGATCATCTTGAGAAGGTCATGACTGAGAAAATGGATGATATTCGCCGTCAAATTAATGAGTTAAAGTAG
- a CDS encoding TRAP transporter large permease, which translates to MAESSIILILFGTFLALLVMGAPVTVSLGVAALSTFLYLDENPIKLVQIAFTSVGSFPLMALPAFILAGALMEAAGISKRLVTIAESFAGPVTGGISAATVLACMFFGAISGSGPATTAAVGMLMIPAMVKRGYDKGYASAITASSGGLGIVIPPSIPMVIFGISAIGLTVPESAIAEHGAFQSVSITKMFVAGFLPGLVISISLLTLNYFRCRKLGYKGTDEGWDFKHIRSSLRMGIWSVLAPLVILGGIYSGFFTPTESAIVAIFYTLFIGVFVHRELTWKDLFKSLETTTWLSGRVLLILFTATVFGRLLVENNIPGIVAESMLSVTDNIYLIWLLIIVFLLFVGMFMETLAAIMILTPVLLPVTYSLGIDPVHFGIVMVCSLSIGFSTPPLGENLFVASGISNISLEEVTVKALPFAFVSTFSVFVIAFVPEISLYLPRLFGY; encoded by the coding sequence ATGGCAGAGTCAAGCATTATATTAATACTATTTGGGACGTTTTTGGCCCTGCTGGTGATGGGGGCTCCCGTAACAGTATCACTCGGCGTCGCTGCACTTTCGACGTTTCTTTACCTCGATGAAAACCCGATTAAATTAGTACAAATTGCATTTACATCCGTTGGTTCTTTTCCCTTAATGGCATTACCTGCTTTTATTTTAGCGGGGGCTTTGATGGAAGCGGCGGGAATATCGAAACGCTTAGTAACGATAGCAGAAAGTTTTGCAGGTCCCGTAACCGGTGGTATATCGGCAGCTACTGTACTTGCCTGTATGTTTTTTGGCGCTATTTCAGGCTCGGGCCCTGCTACAACAGCAGCGGTAGGCATGTTGATGATACCTGCCATGGTCAAGCGTGGCTACGATAAAGGCTATGCATCAGCTATAACGGCCTCTTCAGGTGGACTAGGTATTGTTATTCCCCCTTCTATTCCTATGGTTATTTTTGGCATTTCAGCCATTGGTTTGACCGTACCAGAATCTGCTATTGCTGAGCATGGTGCATTCCAGTCAGTATCTATTACTAAAATGTTTGTTGCTGGCTTCTTGCCTGGCTTAGTCATTTCAATTAGTTTGTTAACACTTAACTACTTTCGTTGTCGTAAATTAGGTTATAAAGGTACTGATGAAGGTTGGGATTTCAAACATATACGTTCTTCCTTAAGAATGGGCATTTGGTCTGTGCTCGCACCATTAGTCATTTTAGGTGGTATTTATTCAGGGTTCTTTACGCCAACAGAATCGGCAATAGTAGCTATTTTTTATACTCTGTTTATCGGCGTATTTGTCCACAGAGAGCTCACTTGGAAAGATTTATTTAAATCATTAGAAACCACAACATGGCTTTCTGGTCGAGTATTATTGATTCTGTTTACTGCGACTGTATTTGGTCGGTTACTCGTTGAAAATAACATACCAGGCATTGTTGCTGAGTCTATGCTCAGTGTGACTGATAATATTTACCTAATTTGGCTCCTTATTATTGTATTCTTGCTATTTGTTGGCATGTTTATGGAAACGTTAGCTGCGATTATGATACTGACGCCAGTGCTTTTGCCTGTCACTTATAGTCTAGGTATCGATCCCGTTCATTTTGGTATAGTGATGGTGTGTAGTCTTTCAATAGGTTTCTCCACACCTCCGCTAGGAGAAAACTTATTTGTTGCCTCCGGGATTTCAAATATATCGCTTGAAGAAGTCACCGTTAAGGCATTGCCTTTTGCTTTTGTCTCAACTTTTTCCGTGTTTGTTATCGCCTTTGTACCTGAAATTTCGCTGTACTTACCGCGTTTATTTGGCTACTAG
- a CDS encoding TRAP transporter small permease, with protein MIRMIFKFLDNIESYICRTLLAVFVTILFAQIISRQLFGYSFSWSEELSVYLFVWFVFFGASYAAKLAAHNRVTFQYKLMPAKLAATLEVLSDIIWIAFNCYFVYLSYDFVFNKMNLFWKSQTLGIPMKYIYMVLPIAFSLMTFRVIQVNYYKFVKGIDVRNPESQELDELTELDIDTKDDKVNK; from the coding sequence ATGATTCGTATGATCTTTAAGTTTCTCGATAATATTGAAAGTTACATATGTCGAACATTGTTGGCTGTATTTGTCACCATTCTATTCGCACAAATAATTTCAAGACAATTATTTGGCTACTCATTCTCATGGAGTGAAGAGCTATCGGTATATTTGTTTGTTTGGTTTGTGTTCTTTGGTGCCAGTTATGCCGCTAAGTTAGCTGCGCACAACCGAGTAACCTTTCAGTACAAATTAATGCCAGCAAAACTGGCCGCCACATTAGAAGTACTATCAGATATTATTTGGATCGCGTTTAACTGTTATTTCGTTTATCTATCTTACGATTTTGTTTTTAACAAAATGAACCTATTTTGGAAATCGCAAACGCTGGGTATCCCCATGAAATACATTTATATGGTTTTACCGATTGCATTTTCTTTAATGACTTTCCGAGTGATTCAAGTGAATTACTACAAATTTGTCAAGGGCATAGATGTTCGTAACCCTGAATCTCAAGAACTCGATGAGTTGACTGAACTCGATATCGATACAAAAGACGATAAAGTCAACAAATAA
- a CDS encoding NAD-dependent succinate-semialdehyde dehydrogenase codes for MQLKDNSLFKTQAFISGEWANSDNNETFPVYNPATGELLAEVANVGLNETRRAIKSAHTAMASWRELPAKARCDILERWHTLMLENVEDLALLMTAEQGKPLFESRGEVAYGASFIKWFAEEGKRVYGDTMPATSDRRSIAIKQPIGVVAAITPWNFPNAMIARKVAPALAVGCAMVLKPAAETPLSALALVELANRAGIPPGLFSVLPTSDAATVGNEMTSNTIVKKVTFTGSTQVGKLLMKQCADTVKRTSMELGGNAPIIIFDDADLDLAVSGALISKYRNSGQTCICANRIIVQAGIYDAFVKKFVAAVNKFTIGNGLDDKTSHGPVITAKATIEIHSKVQSAIAEGAVVETGGNFSELGECFYQPTVLTNVNDQMRVFREEIFGPVAPIFKFSTEEEAIAMANDTEFGLAAYLYTEHMGRCWRVSEALEYGMVGVNETAISSEVIPFGGVKESGQGREGSKYGLDDYLEIKYICIGGLQR; via the coding sequence ATACAACTTAAAGATAATAGTTTGTTTAAGACTCAGGCTTTTATAAGCGGTGAGTGGGCTAATAGTGATAACAATGAAACATTTCCAGTTTACAACCCTGCGACAGGAGAGCTTTTAGCGGAAGTCGCCAATGTAGGATTAAATGAAACCCGGCGCGCAATTAAAAGTGCGCATACGGCAATGGCCAGTTGGCGTGAACTCCCAGCTAAAGCGCGTTGTGATATTTTAGAGCGCTGGCATACGTTAATGCTCGAAAATGTCGAAGATTTAGCGTTATTAATGACGGCAGAACAAGGTAAGCCTTTGTTTGAGTCTCGTGGTGAAGTTGCTTATGGCGCTTCTTTTATTAAGTGGTTCGCTGAGGAAGGTAAGCGTGTTTATGGCGATACTATGCCAGCCACAAGTGATCGACGTAGTATCGCTATTAAGCAACCTATCGGGGTTGTTGCCGCAATTACGCCATGGAATTTTCCTAATGCGATGATCGCGCGCAAAGTAGCGCCTGCGCTTGCTGTTGGTTGTGCCATGGTACTAAAACCTGCAGCAGAAACACCGCTCTCAGCATTAGCGCTAGTCGAATTGGCCAACCGTGCAGGAATACCACCAGGACTATTTAGTGTTTTACCAACAAGTGATGCAGCAACGGTTGGTAATGAAATGACCTCAAATACAATCGTTAAAAAAGTCACCTTCACTGGCTCTACACAAGTAGGTAAGCTTTTGATGAAACAATGTGCAGACACGGTAAAGCGGACCTCGATGGAGCTTGGAGGTAACGCACCGATCATTATTTTTGATGATGCAGATCTTGATTTAGCTGTTTCTGGAGCACTAATATCAAAATATCGTAACTCAGGCCAAACTTGTATTTGTGCGAATAGGATTATCGTTCAAGCAGGCATTTATGATGCCTTCGTGAAAAAATTTGTTGCAGCAGTCAATAAATTTACTATTGGCAATGGTCTGGACGATAAGACTAGCCACGGCCCAGTGATCACAGCAAAAGCAACGATCGAAATTCATTCAAAAGTACAAAGTGCTATAGCTGAAGGTGCTGTTGTTGAAACGGGTGGTAATTTCAGTGAACTAGGTGAGTGCTTTTATCAACCTACAGTATTAACCAATGTAAATGATCAAATGCGAGTTTTCCGAGAAGAAATTTTTGGCCCGGTAGCGCCTATTTTTAAGTTTTCTACGGAAGAAGAAGCTATTGCTATGGCCAATGACACCGAGTTTGGCCTAGCCGCGTACCTTTATACTGAACATATGGGACGATGTTGGCGAGTATCAGAAGCGCTTGAATATGGCATGGTTGGGGTTAATGAGACCGCGATAAGTTCTGAAGTTATCCCATTTGGCGGTGTTAAAGAGTCAGGTCAGGGGCGCGAAGGTTCCAAATATGGACTAGACGATTATTTGGAAATAAAGTATATCTGCATCGGCGGTCTTCAGCGCTAA
- a CDS encoding S1/P1 nuclease → MINKSLMAVMIITLSHLPIKTASALGPNGHRIVAKIAEDNLEPAAKKALMEITNGDPLAKLANWPDTIRSDESWDYAKPWHYISIDDDEEFTGLHRNKAGDILKALSDFEKILRDKTVSKKEKWQALAFYIHFVGDIHQPLHVGRRDDRGGNEITVKWFGQPTKLHAVWDSSIIENQKLSYTEYADFLNNQSVDTITLWQNAVYLDWAKDSKAYRSNVYNFPEDKELGYKYAYKNTPILNEQISKAGIRLAGMLNNIFSI, encoded by the coding sequence ATGATTAACAAAAGTTTAATGGCTGTCATGATAATTACATTATCGCATTTGCCTATAAAAACAGCTTCCGCACTTGGTCCTAATGGACATCGTATAGTTGCAAAAATAGCTGAAGATAACCTAGAACCTGCAGCTAAAAAAGCGCTTATGGAGATCACAAATGGCGACCCATTAGCCAAGTTAGCAAACTGGCCGGATACTATCCGTTCAGATGAAAGTTGGGATTATGCTAAACCTTGGCATTATATATCTATAGATGATGATGAGGAATTTACAGGGCTACACCGGAACAAAGCGGGTGACATACTAAAAGCCCTGTCAGATTTTGAAAAAATACTTCGTGACAAAACAGTCAGCAAAAAAGAAAAATGGCAAGCATTAGCCTTTTACATACATTTTGTCGGTGATATCCACCAACCTTTGCATGTTGGACGCAGAGATGACCGTGGCGGCAATGAAATAACCGTAAAATGGTTTGGGCAACCAACAAAACTTCATGCGGTATGGGACTCATCAATTATTGAAAATCAAAAACTTTCTTACACTGAGTATGCTGATTTTTTAAATAACCAATCTGTAGATACCATTACGTTATGGCAAAACGCTGTTTACTTAGATTGGGCTAAAGATTCTAAAGCTTATAGATCAAATGTTTATAACTTTCCTGAAGATAAAGAATTAGGCTATAAATATGCATATAAAAATACACCAATATTAAATGAGCAAATATCTAAAGCAGGTATACGCCTTGCCGGCATGCTAAATAATATTTTTAGCATCTAA
- a CDS encoding TRAP transporter substrate-binding protein — translation MSTRNKIVKALILASSLILTANTVSAAKFNIAVGDGAGGTQEALGKKFIEEFTANTKHKAKLFLNGQLGSEQDTVNDAAMGTLDFSILAINNVTPFSPSVGVLTLPYMIQSLDDAITLTQGKLGQELIENTKRDAGVRIIGWAYSGFRVLSNSKRPIRTLDDLDGLVIRVPKNEIMIETYNSWGVNPTPMAWSETFTGLQQGVIDGQDNPYITIYAMKFDEVQKYITNVRYLFSIEPLIVSESVFQDQNKATQAAILAAGKAATEFSAKSLVASEIKIKAELTKRGMIITDPANGEKEWIDKATNAVWPKFYKSVGGKDKVNEALVILGRDKV, via the coding sequence ATGAGTACAAGAAATAAAATAGTAAAAGCACTTATCCTGGCGTCGAGCCTGATCTTAACAGCAAATACAGTAAGTGCAGCCAAGTTTAATATTGCAGTAGGCGATGGAGCTGGCGGAACACAAGAAGCCCTAGGCAAAAAATTTATAGAAGAATTCACTGCCAATACTAAACACAAAGCAAAACTCTTTCTCAATGGCCAGTTAGGTAGTGAACAAGATACCGTCAACGATGCCGCAATGGGTACACTAGATTTTTCAATTTTAGCTATCAATAATGTAACGCCTTTTTCCCCATCAGTTGGTGTCTTAACCCTGCCCTATATGATTCAGAGTTTAGACGACGCTATTACGCTGACCCAAGGAAAATTAGGCCAAGAGTTAATCGAAAATACTAAGCGTGATGCTGGGGTTAGAATTATTGGTTGGGCTTATTCTGGTTTTCGTGTTTTGAGCAACTCTAAACGACCTATCCGGACACTTGACGACTTGGATGGATTAGTCATTCGTGTACCAAAAAATGAAATAATGATCGAAACCTATAACTCATGGGGAGTTAACCCTACTCCTATGGCATGGTCTGAAACATTCACTGGTTTACAACAAGGTGTTATCGATGGTCAGGACAATCCATATATTACTATTTACGCAATGAAGTTCGATGAAGTACAAAAGTATATTACTAATGTACGTTACTTATTTTCAATTGAACCACTCATTGTTAGTGAATCTGTATTCCAAGATCAAAACAAAGCAACTCAAGCCGCTATTTTGGCCGCAGGTAAAGCGGCAACAGAATTCAGCGCGAAAAGCCTTGTGGCAAGTGAAATTAAAATCAAAGCCGAGTTAACCAAACGCGGCATGATAATTACTGACCCTGCAAACGGCGAGAAAGAATGGATCGACAAAGCAACTAATGCTGTATGGCCTAAGTTCTATAAAAGTGTTGGTGGTAAAGACAAAGTTAACGAAGCATTGGTGATATTAGGGCGTGATAAAGTTTAA
- a CDS encoding AAA family ATPase produces the protein MLDIKLEQPDIMISVRDVFGIDTNLKVPAFSARDPHVPEVDSAYQFNPEVTLAILAGFSRDRRVMVQGLHGTGKSTHIEQVAARLNWPCVRVNLDGHISRLDLVGKDTITLRDGMQVTEFQEGIVPWALRRPTALIFDEFDAGRPDVMFVIQRILERDGKFTLLDQNEVIQPHPSFRLFATANTIGLGNSNGLYHGTQMVNQAQMDRWNIVTTLNYLPTEDEIKIILARVPSLSSEADEQQIKSMIAVADMTRKSFAAGDISTLMSPRTVISWAENIEIFKDVAVGFRLSFLNKCDEAERPIIAEFFQRCFDQELTESWATQAAQVMADGQH, from the coding sequence ATGTTAGATATAAAACTTGAACAACCCGATATAATGATTTCTGTGCGCGATGTTTTTGGCATTGATACTAACCTGAAAGTACCAGCCTTTAGCGCAAGAGATCCCCATGTGCCTGAGGTTGATAGTGCTTATCAATTCAATCCAGAAGTCACCCTCGCTATTTTGGCTGGGTTCAGTCGTGATCGTCGGGTCATGGTTCAAGGGCTTCATGGCACAGGTAAATCAACACATATTGAACAAGTTGCAGCACGCCTGAATTGGCCTTGTGTTCGCGTTAACCTTGATGGACATATTAGTCGTCTTGATTTAGTGGGAAAAGATACAATAACCTTGCGTGATGGTATGCAGGTAACTGAGTTTCAAGAAGGGATAGTACCTTGGGCATTACGTCGACCTACTGCACTTATTTTTGATGAATTCGACGCTGGCCGCCCAGATGTAATGTTTGTTATTCAGCGTATTTTAGAGCGAGATGGTAAATTTACTTTACTCGATCAAAATGAAGTGATTCAACCGCATCCAAGTTTTAGACTATTTGCGACGGCCAATACTATAGGATTAGGCAATAGTAATGGCCTATACCATGGCACTCAAATGGTTAATCAAGCGCAGATGGATCGCTGGAATATAGTAACGACGCTTAATTATTTGCCGACTGAAGATGAAATAAAAATCATATTAGCACGTGTACCTAGCCTGAGTAGCGAAGCAGACGAGCAACAAATAAAGTCTATGATCGCTGTTGCCGACATGACGCGTAAAAGCTTTGCCGCGGGCGATATTTCTACTTTAATGTCACCAAGGACTGTGATCTCTTGGGCAGAAAATATTGAGATTTTTAAAGATGTTGCTGTTGGCTTCCGATTATCATTTCTGAATAAGTGTGACGAAGCTGAGCGTCCTATCATTGCAGAATTTTTTCAACGCTGTTTCGACCAAGAACTGACAGAGTCTTGGGCTACTCAGGCCGCACAGGTAATGGCTGATGGCCAGCACTAA
- a CDS encoding OprD family outer membrane porin, producing the protein MNAFKQPLAVSAAFAIASSFSTYTFAFENAEMQSDTVLPEALNTGFSGRVRLGYISIDDEVNAREQSSAIGAELSYSSESWHGISGTGSLYTTQKLFHDDEGSFFGSDGDGYAILGQAYLQANVDNTEVKLGRFGFDSPHADTDDVRMVKNTFSGVLVTNTDITDTTIYAAHLAKWSGVNSHKPEDFTNINSHDGVNILGVVYQGFENIALQTWYYNANDLADFFYVEAAVEYDNFSFGAQFGKQSDTSDNDTGPDGDAYGILASYALNDFTFTTSYNHVSGTIINGFGGGPFYTNAADHTISGVLDQNALAIGVDYSGIENLTIGLLNVAFDKGEDEIDLFVSYDFGNDMLLDFTYHHLHDDGDMILAMFNVYF; encoded by the coding sequence ATGAATGCTTTTAAACAACCTTTAGCCGTTAGCGCTGCTTTTGCTATAGCCAGTAGCTTCTCTACTTATACTTTTGCCTTTGAAAATGCAGAAATGCAAAGTGATACGGTATTACCTGAAGCATTAAATACTGGGTTTTCTGGACGTGTTCGCCTCGGTTATATCTCGATTGATGATGAAGTTAATGCACGTGAACAAAGTTCAGCTATTGGCGCAGAGCTAAGCTATAGCAGTGAAAGCTGGCATGGTATTAGTGGCACTGGCAGTTTATACACAACACAAAAATTATTCCATGATGATGAAGGCAGCTTTTTTGGCTCTGATGGTGATGGCTATGCTATTTTAGGACAAGCCTACCTTCAAGCTAACGTTGATAATACCGAAGTGAAACTTGGGCGCTTTGGTTTTGACTCACCTCATGCTGACACAGATGATGTTCGTATGGTGAAAAATACTTTTTCGGGTGTTTTAGTGACCAATACCGATATTACAGATACCACCATTTATGCTGCGCACCTAGCTAAATGGTCAGGCGTTAATAGTCATAAACCAGAAGATTTTACCAACATAAATAGTCATGATGGTGTCAACATTTTAGGTGTTGTGTATCAAGGTTTTGAAAATATTGCCTTACAAACATGGTATTACAACGCCAATGACTTAGCTGATTTTTTCTACGTAGAAGCAGCGGTTGAATATGATAACTTTTCCTTTGGTGCACAGTTTGGCAAACAATCAGATACCAGTGATAACGACACCGGACCTGATGGTGATGCATATGGCATTTTGGCCAGCTATGCCTTAAACGATTTTACTTTTACAACCTCCTATAACCATGTGTCGGGTACTATTATCAATGGTTTTGGTGGCGGACCGTTTTATACCAACGCCGCTGATCACACCATATCAGGTGTATTAGATCAAAATGCCCTTGCCATTGGCGTTGATTATAGTGGTATTGAAAACCTGACTATTGGTTTATTAAATGTTGCTTTTGATAAAGGCGAAGATGAAATAGATTTATTTGTTAGCTATGATTTTGGCAACGATATGTTATTAGATTTTACCTATCATCACTTACATGATGATGGTGACATGATTTTAGCCATGTTCAATGTTTATTTTTAA